Within the Streptomyces sp. NBC_00554 genome, the region GGCTGAGGTTGCGACTGCCCGAGGACACCGGGATCGGACCGTTCCAGCCCGGCAGGTGCAGGGCTCCGGTCATGCCCCCGGGGTTCGCGAACTGGTTCGCCGCGTCGGCCGCCTGCTGCAGTCCCTCTTCGAGATCGTCCGGACCGCAGCCGTTGTGTACGAGGACCGGACTGCCCCCGGCCACCACGTAGTACGTGTGGACCCCGGCGACCGTGAGGTTGTGGACGGTCGCCTTCGCCGACCAGGGGTCGACGGCCGTGATCTGGATCCAGCTCCCGCTGCCTGTGCTCAGCCACTGCCCGGGTTTCAGGTCGCCGGCATCCACCCAACGGCCCACGTCGGGCAGCCAGAACGGGTGGCCGTCCGTGGCCGTGATCGTCGACGTGGCGTCCCCGGCACGGCCGTCGGTGTCGACGGTGAGCGTGACGAGCTGCTTGGCGCCCTTGCCGGTGATGGTGGCGGTCACCGCACGGGACCGGGTGTCGTCGGTCTCGACGTCGGAGGCCGCGACCCGGTCTCCGACCAGGATGTCCTCGATCGCCTTGGTGGTGCCGTCGGCCATCAGGACCTGGGTGCCCGGGGTGAAGCTGTTGCGGACCTTGCAGCTCGCACCGCTGCTGGGCGGCTGCTCCGGAACCTTCGGCGGGGCCGGGGCGGGCACCGGATTCGCCGGAGCCGGAGCCGGCGCCGCGTTGGCCGGCGGAGCCGCGTTCGCGGGCGGGGCGGCGCCCGCCGGGGGAGCGGCGCCGGCAGGCGGCAGGGCGTTGTCGGCCGTACGGCGGACGTCGTTGGCGGCATCGACGGCGTCGATCACCTCGTCGCCGTACTTGACCGCCTTGGCCGCCGAGGCCCCGTACCCCGCGAACGGGATCGCCGAGGCGCAGGACAGGCCAGCGTCCACATAGTTGCCCTCGGCCGCGTACCAGCCGCAGTTGGCGAGGTCGGCGATCTCACCGACGGCCGGGATCAGGCCGACGACGTCGAGCGCCAGGTGACCGATGTCCGACCACGACATCCCGAACAGGTGGCCGTCGATCTCGACGAACGAGACCGGGTTGCCGCCCGCGAAGGCGTACCGGTTGCCGGTGAACGGGTCGGTCGTCAGGCCCATGTCGGCGAGCGCGCCGCCGTACATGTCCCGGGTCAGGAACCGGTTCAGGCCGGGGTCGTAGGTCCGGAAGCCCATGTCGTAGGTGCCGGAGGTGGAGTCGAAGCGCTTGCCGTTGAACCGGTAGGAGTTGTACGGCTCCTCGCCGCCCGACCCGGGCTTGTCGGCGCCGGTGAACTGGGCGTTGTCGTTCTTGCCGTAGGCGGTGTAGCCGTACGTCGCCTTGGTGTTGCCGTCCTTGTCGGTGAGCGCCTCGACGTCACCGTGGGGGTGGTAGGCGTACTGGGTGGTCTCGGGGTCCTTGTCCTCCTCGTCCTTGATCTGGGTGAGTTTCTGGCCCCAGGAGGCGTACTGGAAGGACGTCACGGACTCGTCGGTCACTTCCTCCCGCAGGGACAGGGAGGTGATCCCGAGATACGTGAAGAGGGTGGTCTTCGCGTCGTCGCCGCTGCCCTGGGACTCCTTGACGGTGCGGTCGAAGGCGTCGTACGTCATCCGGGTCGTCTTCGCCGCGTCGCCGCTGCCCGCGGTGATCGAGGCGGGCCGGTCGAAGCCGTCGTAGCGGTACTTCTGGATGGTCTCGCCGCCGAAGGAGACGGTGTCGAGACGGCCGAGCGGGTCGTAGTTGTACGTCGAGGAGGCGCCGTCCTCGGTGGAGGTGAGGAGCCGGTTGCGGTCGTAGCGGTGGGTGGTCGTGGTGTCGTCGACGGTCTGCCGGATCACATTGCCGGCGGCGTCGTGCCGGTACTCCTCAGTCGCCTCGTCGTCGCCGGTCTTCGTCACCTTGGCGATGCGGTCCTGCGGGTCGTAGCCGTACGCGTAGGTGTTGTCGACGGTGTCGCCGTGGTCGTCGGCGTCCATCACCTTGAGGACGTCCTCGAGCTTGTGACCGTTGGCGTTGTAGGTCAGCGCGTGCTCGGCGACGACCGTGCCGTCGGACTTCTTCTCGCTCGTTCGCTTCGTCGCCCCGTCGAGGTAGTAGTCGACGGTGAGGACATTGCCGTTGGGCTTGGTCTCCTCGGCGAGTTCACCGCGGGAGGTGTACTCCAGGCCGGTCACCTGCTGGTCCCCGGCCGTCGGCGAGGCGGCGTTGGTGATCCGCTCCACCCGGTCCAGGGCGTCGTACTCCAGCTTGCTCCAGGTCAGGTCGTGCGTGGTGGTGAGCGTGTTGCCGTTGGCGTCGTAGGTCAGCTCGGCGGTGTTGCGGACGGTGTCCCCGTCGTGCTCGACGACCTTGGTGAGCTGGTTGATCCCGTCGTAGCCGAGGGTGTAGCGGTCGACCTCGACGCCCGGGCTGCGGTCGGTGATCTCGGTCTGGTTGCCATTGGCGTCGTAGCGGTAGGAGAAGTCCTTGTTCTCGTTGTCGGTGTCCGCGGAGTTGTCGCGGACCAGCCGCACCGCGTCCGCGACGACGACACCGGTCGCCTTGTCCGTCAGGGTGACGGCCTGGCCGGCGTTCTCCTCGAAGGCGTACTTGCCCAGCGACCGCCATTCACCCGGGAGTTCGGTCTGGTCGAGGGTCTTCTCCTCGGTTCCGTCCTTGTGCTTGATCTCGTACGTGGCGTCCTTCGCCGCGCCCTCGACCTTCGGGTTGCGGACGTAGACCGTGTAGTCGCCGTTCTGCGGGATGTTCAGCTGCCACACGAACCGGGACTCGCCGGACCCCGCGGCATGGGTCTGCGCGTTGAAGCCGTACGAGCCCTCGGCGGTGACCTCGTCCCAAGTCCCCTGTGTCGCCGTGTTGTTGACGTCGGAGTTGTCGACGAGCGCGACCTGGAGACCGACCGGGACGCCGTTGTCCGACCGGGACTTCAGCGCGCCGCTCGGATAGAAGGAGGAGTTGAGGGTCCGGGAGACCGAACCGCCCGCGCTGGTCAGGGTGTTCTGGATCTGCTGGCCGAGTTCGTTGTACTCGTAGGTGCTCTTGATGTCGAAGGCGTCGGTGGACGTCCGGATCCAGCCGGTGTCGAAGTAGCTGTACCGCGTCTCGTTGCGGACGGACTGGCCCTCCGACGGCGGGGCGCTGACCTTCACCGGCCGACCGACCTTGTCGTACTGGTAGGTCGTCCGGTCGGGCTTGTTGTAGCGCTCGTCGTCCGGGTCGTAGGGGGTGAGGGTCTCCTTGACCCGGTTCAGTTCGTCGTAGACGGTCTCGGCGGCGAAGTCCTCGGGGTCCCCGCCCGTCTCGACGCCGCGCGGGGTGATGACCCGGGTCTGGTTGCCCGCCTCGTCGTACTCGAAGCGGGTGGTGCGGAAGACGGTGTCGGCACCGTTCTTCTCGTGCGGGGTGCGCGCCTCGACCAGGGCGGCGCGGGCGTCGAGGACCAACTCGGCGCGGTTGCCGTCGGCGTCCGTGGTGGCGGTGGTCAGCCCGTCCCAGTCGTAGCTGCTCGTCGTCGAGTTGCCGGTCGCGTCCGTCGTCTCAAGGAGCCGGTGGTCGAGGTCGTAGCGGAACCGGCTGGTGTAGTCGTCCGGATCCTGGCTCTCGGCCTTGCGCGCGTCAACGACCTCGACCAGATCGCCGACACCGTCGTACGCGGCGGTGGCACGGTGACCGGCCGCGTCCTCGGTCGCGATCCGCTGGTAGATCTCGTTGTAGGTGATCTTCGTGGTGTAGTCGTCGGGGTCCTCGGTCAGCGTGCCCTTCGGCTGCGTCGACGTCAGCTGGTTGCCGACCTTGTCGAACGTGTACGTCGTCCGCCGCAGCGGGTCGCCGGCTTCGTCGCCGGGCTGCACCAGCTCGACCTGCTGGTCGGCGGCGTCGAAACGGCTGGTGCTCGACGCGCCGTTGGGCGAGGTGAACTCGACGGTGTTGTCGTTCCTGTCGTACACCGGCGCCGGCGTGACGAGGAAGTCGCCCGCCTCCTGGTCCTTGGGGATCCGGTTCTCCAGCGGACGCCCGAACAGGTCGTACGTCTGCGTCGTCGTCGCCCCGTTGGCCTCCTCCAGCTCGGTCACGTTGCC harbors:
- a CDS encoding polymorphic toxin-type HINT domain-containing protein, whose product is MATSDRTHIRFAPFLHRPLRRSGLRTAVIGVVASAMIVAAAPAAPSVQDKARPTAVSGPDTSDPRDGWRPNSERGDDRNEDPLKGEQPAGIALDRTRGAGSARPAVAGEADGVRIEEPRTAHATGADLVWTPYQGKDLLEYEVHRSTTKDFKPTAETLLAPVDRDTRTFADRSASPAPVGDEGRTYHYLVAVHTKGGELLTSPVRAVELPAVGQVAQGGKLLAAPEAETYFLPYTPARVVPGETSTVEATLTNTTGTVWKKGERVLSYRWTLDGKDVTSLLNKDATPLPQDVPPGGSVTFDAQLKAPVLIDPLDKRLTFGLEWDLREKATGKWLSETDGVPPSKHQVTAEYPTSDQLGLEDFYSYAGKNTGAGSALMSNLYAGNAVWSYNAFSNPSLGFSTFLRLSYNSQDASSTPAGPGWSLQASSPVRLGTPLDFHPSALLPARITMTDGDGTSHVFSKNKKGEWDSPSGVHFKVRQLEKSCLLHPHEREAWEFLRPDRTRFLFDCQGYPSAMVDKNGNRMEFTYEQRLLGQKLLKYVTDAEGRRTLTVDYWEKGEPYSYLDKDGELRTGDHLLNPFIIDKVRSVTDISGRRVDFTFTEKGLLGRLTDGAGANDKLRKEFGFTYGKELDHPGIKLVQVTDPLGHATDLDYIGPHDDKDQLPYLGYTKSIKDRLGGLTGYRYADPDGHDGKAAQTVVTDAEGNPSTQLLDSYGRPVKLTNAKRQTTRLAWDADNNVTRLEENNGAARTWKYDPKTGYPLEVRDAEAVKNDRPAATLTYATGENGYIADLTQRVSPEGRIWRFGHDAVGNPTSVTDPKGVTTEPEGDYTSTSTYDARGRLTAATDANEHTTRFEDYDPSGYPRTIVDALGNRTRTTYDVRGNVTELEEANGATTTQTYDLFGRPLENRIPKDQEAGDFLVTPAPVYDRNDNTVEFTSPNGASSTSRFDAADQQVELVQPGDEAGDPLRRTTYTFDKVGNQLTSTQPKGTLTEDPDDYTTKITYNEIYQRIATEDAAGHRATAAYDGVGDLVEVVDARKAESQDPDDYTSRFRYDLDHRLLETTDATGNSTTSSYDWDGLTTATTDADGNRAELVLDARAALVEARTPHEKNGADTVFRTTRFEYDEAGNQTRVITPRGVETGGDPEDFAAETVYDELNRVKETLTPYDPDDERYNKPDRTTYQYDKVGRPVKVSAPPSEGQSVRNETRYSYFDTGWIRTSTDAFDIKSTYEYNELGQQIQNTLTSAGGSVSRTLNSSFYPSGALKSRSDNGVPVGLQVALVDNSDVNNTATQGTWDEVTAEGSYGFNAQTHAAGSGESRFVWQLNIPQNGDYTVYVRNPKVEGAAKDATYEIKHKDGTEEKTLDQTELPGEWRSLGKYAFEENAGQAVTLTDKATGVVVADAVRLVRDNSADTDNENKDFSYRYDANGNQTEITDRSPGVEVDRYTLGYDGINQLTKVVEHDGDTVRNTAELTYDANGNTLTTTHDLTWSKLEYDALDRVERITNAASPTAGDQQVTGLEYTSRGELAEETKPNGNVLTVDYYLDGATKRTSEKKSDGTVVAEHALTYNANGHKLEDVLKVMDADDHGDTVDNTYAYGYDPQDRIAKVTKTGDDEATEEYRHDAAGNVIRQTVDDTTTTHRYDRNRLLTSTEDGASSTYNYDPLGRLDTVSFGGETIQKYRYDGFDRPASITAGSGDAAKTTRMTYDAFDRTVKESQGSGDDAKTTLFTYLGITSLSLREEVTDESVTSFQYASWGQKLTQIKDEEDKDPETTQYAYHPHGDVEALTDKDGNTKATYGYTAYGKNDNAQFTGADKPGSGGEEPYNSYRFNGKRFDSTSGTYDMGFRTYDPGLNRFLTRDMYGGALADMGLTTDPFTGNRYAFAGGNPVSFVEIDGHLFGMSWSDIGHLALDVVGLIPAVGEIADLANCGWYAAEGNYVDAGLSCASAIPFAGYGASAAKAVKYGDEVIDAVDAANDVRRTADNALPPAGAAPPAGAAPPANAAPPANAAPAPAPANPVPAPAPPKVPEQPPSSGASCKVRNSFTPGTQVLMADGTTKAIEDILVGDRVAASDVETDDTRSRAVTATITGKGAKQLVTLTVDTDGRAGDATSTITATDGHPFWLPDVGRWVDAGDLKPGQWLSTGSGSWIQITAVDPWSAKATVHNLTVAGVHTYYVVAGGSPVLVHNGCGPDDLEEGLQQAADAANQFANPGGMTGALHLPGWNGPIPVSSGSRNLSPSYAGNLPPGATGQNFHHLEAQAAGAMRAQGATEARLFISGNYVCGGCTAALPTMLPSGATLTVIFRDAGGAIRQLPFLGR